The Platichthys flesus chromosome 18, fPlaFle2.1, whole genome shotgun sequence genome includes a window with the following:
- the LOC133973499 gene encoding gamma-crystallin M2-like yields MTSSGMNMMSKIIFYEEKNFRGRSYECMSDCPDMSSYMSRCHSCRVERGCFMVYDRTNFMGNQFFMRRGEYADYMSMMGMSDCIRSCRMIPMHRGSFRMKIYERENFQGQMHEVMEDCEDIMDRYSMSNFMSCNVMEGHWLMYEQAHYRGRMMYMRPGEYRSIMTMGSSSMRVMSMKPIMESCH; encoded by the coding sequence ATGACTTCCAGTGGCATGAACATGATGAGCAAGATCATCTTCTACGAGGAGAAGAACTTCCGGGGCCGCTCCTACGAGTGCATGAGCGACTGCCCTGACATGTCCTCCTACATGAGCCGCTGTCATTCCTGCAGGGTGGAGAGGGGCTGCTTCATGGTCTACGACCGCACCAACTTCATGGGAAACCAGTTCTTCATGAGGAGAGGCGAGTATGCCGACTACATGAGCATGATGGGCATGAGTGACTGCATCAGGTCATGTCGCATGATCCCCATGCACAGAGGCTCCTTCAGGATGAAGATCTACGAGAGGGAGAACTTCCAGGGCCAGATGCACGAGGTGATGGAGGACTGCGAGGACATCATGGACCGCTATAGCATGTCTAACTTCATGTCCTGCAACGTGATGGAGGGCCACTGGCTGATGTACGAGCAGGCTCACTACAGAGGAAGAATGATGTACATGAGGCCTGGAGAGTACAGGAGCATCATGACCATGGGCTCAAGCAGCATGAGGGTCATGAGCATGAAGCCTATCATGGAATCCTGCCACTAG